GAAAAAAGGAATTCCCATGGTCCAGCCTTGAATGACTTGGTTGAGGCCAAAGGCGACTCCCTCGGGATTGCTTTGGTCAAAAACTTGTCCGTTGGTAAAGTATCCGGTATATACCACCTTCACCGTAGACGATGGATTGGGGTTATCGCCGGTGCCCGTTTCTTCATCTACATAGTAGAGTCCGCTACCGATGTTCATCGCGTCCAACTCATTGTCGGCAATGTATTTGAGAATAATCTCATTGTCAATTTCAGTTTGGCTTTGGGTGTCATCATCCTTTTTGCAATGGAGAGATGTGGCTGCGACCAGTAAGAATAACAATATACGCTTCATCGGTTTTTTTTGAAATGAATGGGACAAAGATACACTTGATGTTCAGATATCAGTTTTCAGTGGGCAGTGATCAATGTTCAATGATCAGTGTAGAACGGAGCGAAGCGAGTTCATCGACTTAAAGGAAATCATTGGAATGATCAATTAAAAATTGAGAATGAAGAGCGCTGTCACAACTTGTCCGCCTAGGGCGG
This Cryomorphaceae bacterium 1068 DNA region includes the following protein-coding sequences:
- a CDS encoding FKBP-type peptidyl-prolyl cis-trans isomerase, with protein sequence MKRILLFLLVAATSLHCKKDDDTQSQTEIDNEIILKYIADNELDAMNIGSGLYYVDEETGTGDNPNPSSTVKVVYTGYFTNGQVFDQSNPEGVAFGLNQVIQGWTMGIPFFKEGGRGKLLIPSGLAYGSRARSGIPANSVLIFDIKLIEVL